One window of Paenibacillus sp. FSL K6-3182 genomic DNA carries:
- a CDS encoding erythromycin esterase family protein has product MNSENAVGKIEDTMVPLEGVDDLDALVQAIGDADFVLLGEASHGTSEFYTWRAELSKKLIAEKGFSFIAVEGDWPSCYTLNRYVKQYVGSASNAREALRNYTRWPTWMWANEEILQFTQWLYDYNKPQLVKNKVGFYGIDVYSLWESIDEILKHLEKTGSPELDAARKAFACFDPYGREPQNYGVSAAFLSESCEEEVVKLLGNLQTRRQRCDNVDDALLSDELNALVAVNAERYFRSMVRGGPDSWNVRDHHMVEALERIKSYHGQAAKAIVWEHNTHIGDARATDMNADGMINVGQLVREKYGEERVYVVGFGTHRGTVTASDRWGGEIKTMKVPDAQQNSWEDIMHRAGAFDKMLLFDREESLFVEPVGHRAIGVVYNSWHDRGNYVPSIISQRYDAFIYIDESHALSPLKQDVLHIEHSTNLCVRKRDVL; this is encoded by the coding sequence ATGAATAGCGAGAATGCAGTGGGGAAAATTGAAGACACCATGGTTCCATTGGAAGGCGTGGACGATCTTGACGCATTAGTTCAAGCGATCGGGGATGCGGATTTTGTATTGCTAGGAGAAGCATCTCACGGCACGTCTGAATTTTATACATGGAGAGCAGAGTTATCCAAGAAGTTGATTGCCGAGAAAGGATTCTCCTTTATCGCAGTGGAGGGGGACTGGCCGTCTTGTTATACACTGAATCGTTATGTGAAACAATATGTCGGGTCTGCGTCAAACGCCCGAGAGGCGCTTCGCAATTATACCCGCTGGCCGACCTGGATGTGGGCAAACGAAGAAATTTTGCAGTTTACGCAATGGCTTTATGATTACAATAAGCCTCAATTAGTAAAGAATAAGGTCGGTTTTTATGGCATCGACGTGTATAGCTTGTGGGAATCCATTGATGAAATTTTAAAGCATTTGGAAAAGACGGGTTCTCCGGAACTGGATGCAGCTCGCAAAGCTTTTGCCTGCTTTGATCCTTATGGCCGAGAGCCGCAAAATTATGGGGTATCCGCCGCATTTTTATCCGAAAGCTGCGAGGAAGAGGTTGTGAAGCTACTGGGCAATCTTCAGACCAGAAGACAGCGATGCGATAACGTTGATGATGCGTTGCTCAGCGATGAGCTGAATGCTTTGGTCGCGGTGAATGCCGAACGATACTTCCGGTCGATGGTGCGAGGAGGACCCGATTCATGGAACGTACGGGACCATCATATGGTCGAAGCGTTGGAAAGGATTAAATCATATCACGGTCAAGCAGCCAAGGCCATTGTATGGGAGCATAATACGCATATCGGCGACGCTCGGGCAACGGATATGAACGCAGATGGAATGATAAACGTAGGACAGTTGGTTCGGGAGAAGTACGGTGAAGAGCGAGTATATGTGGTCGGTTTCGGTACGCATCGGGGAACCGTTACCGCGTCCGACCGATGGGGCGGGGAAATCAAGACCATGAAGGTGCCGGATGCCCAACAGAACAGCTGGGAGGATATAATGCATCGTGCGGGCGCCTTTGATAAAATGCTTCTTTTTGACCGAGAGGAGTCTCTCTTTGTTGAACCAGTCGGACATCGGGCGATTGGCGTGGTGTACAATTCATGGCATGATCGGGGTAACTACGTTCCTTCTATCATCTCGCAAAGGTACGATGCTTTTATTTATATCGACGAGTCGCATGCACTATCACCTCTGAAACAGGATGTTCTGCATATAGAACATTCGACAAACCTATGTGTAAGGAAAAGGGATGTTTTATAA
- a CDS encoding DinB family protein: MNAIEAIIQNLNEIRRRSMIIWGSIPHEFLDWRPDSEAMSIKEMIRHVLDSEHYYHLALLNEGSLTAYESPYEARTFTTLKEELIFSETYRNEFMNTVKSYTQEDLTRIQIDRKDVGYIRSLGDMLLRIAYHEAVHSGQLLDYLRVAGLKRPKVWD; encoded by the coding sequence ATGAACGCTATAGAAGCCATAATTCAGAATTTAAATGAGATTCGACGCAGAAGCATGATTATTTGGGGAAGTATTCCGCATGAGTTTTTGGACTGGAGGCCTGATTCAGAAGCAATGAGCATAAAAGAGATGATCCGCCACGTCCTGGATAGTGAGCATTATTACCATCTTGCCTTGTTGAATGAAGGAAGTCTAACCGCTTATGAATCCCCTTACGAGGCTCGTACTTTTACAACGCTCAAAGAGGAACTCATCTTTTCAGAAACCTATCGGAATGAATTTATGAATACAGTAAAATCCTATACACAAGAGGATTTAACAAGAATCCAGATTGATAGAAAAGACGTAGGCTACATTCGATCATTAGGCGACATGCTTTTAAGAATTGCATACCATGAAGCAGTCCATTCAGGTCAACTTTTAGATTATTTAAGAGTAGCCGGATTAAAGCGGCCAAAGGTATGGGATTGA
- a CDS encoding WGxxGxxG family protein produces MSINLSFTTKYIIVLKSKLERGNQMKKILLIGFISCLMMFNSISVSAESNAITPGQELRYDVNLVTNDTNRALNTDDYQNYRINNYNTPLNANNYRTTATSDNRGSNWGWLGLLGLLGLAGMRSRATDRDRDRA; encoded by the coding sequence TTGAGTATAAATTTAAGCTTTACTACAAAATATATAATTGTATTAAAATCAAAACTAGAGCGAGGTAATCAAATGAAAAAGATTTTATTAATTGGCTTTATCAGCTGTTTAATGATGTTCAACTCAATTTCTGTATCAGCGGAAAGTAACGCTATTACACCGGGACAGGAGCTTCGTTACGATGTCAATCTCGTTACTAATGACACTAATCGTGCATTAAATACAGATGACTATCAAAATTATCGAATCAATAATTACAATACACCTTTGAATGCTAACAACTATAGAACAACTGCAACATCAGATAATCGTGGTTCAAATTGGGGTTGGCTTGGTCTTTTAGGTCTTCTTGGACTAGCAGGTATGAGAAGCCGAGCAACTGATCGTGACCGTGATCGAGCATAA